The Streptomyces capitiformicae genome contains the following window.
TGGACTCGTTCATCTGGAAGGTCTGCGAACCGAACTGGCGGGCTTCGCCGAGCATCTCCAGCACGCCGATGGTCATCAGCATCGGCGAGTCCTTCAGCATCGCGATGACGTAGTTGCCGAGCGCGGGCACGACCCGGCGCAGCGCCTGCGGCAGGATCACCGCGGTCCAGGTGCGCGAACGCGGCAGGCTGAGCGCCGTCGCTGCCTCCCACTGGCCGGCGGGCACGCCGTCGATGCCGGCGCGGTACACCTCGGCGGTGTACGTCGAGTAGTGCAGGCCGAGGCCGAGGATGCCGGTGGCCAGCGCGGAGAGGGTGAGGCCCCACTCGGGCAGCACGTAGAAGAGGAAGAACAGCTGGACGAGCAGCGGGGTGTTGCGGATGAACTCCGTGACCGCCTTGATCGGCCAGCTCACCACCTTCAGCGACGACCGCTGGGCCAGGGCCCAGACGAGACCGAGCGAGAAGGCGAGCAGCGAGCCGCCGAGCAGGGCTTGCAGGGTGACCAGTACGCCGTCCCAGAAGGCCGGCATGAAGTCGCCCAGGTTGGACCAGTTCCAGTTCACGAGGCACCTCCGGGGGTGGACGGGCCGGGGGTGCCGGGCGCGGACCGCCGGGCCACTCCGGAGGCGGACGATCCGGCCACTCCGGCGCCTGCCAGGTCCTGCGGCCGACCGGTGACGGCCTTACGGGGCTGAG
Protein-coding sequences here:
- the ehuD gene encoding ectoine/hydroxyectoine ABC transporter permease subunit EhuD, giving the protein MNWNWSNLGDFMPAFWDGVLVTLQALLGGSLLAFSLGLVWALAQRSSLKVVSWPIKAVTEFIRNTPLLVQLFFLFYVLPEWGLTLSALATGILGLGLHYSTYTAEVYRAGIDGVPAGQWEAATALSLPRSRTWTAVILPQALRRVVPALGNYVIAMLKDSPMLMTIGVLEMLGEARQFGSQTFQMNESIVAVGIAFIVIAYPASLLLRALERRLVR